The nucleotide sequence CTGGCGATGATGGAAGCGGTGCGCACCGAAGCGTTTTACATCGGCGTCATGGGCTCGCTGCAAACCTCGCAGAAACGCTTCGAACGCTTGCGCCGGATCGGCGGGCTGGGAGAAACCGAACTGGCGCGCATCCACGCGCCGATCGGCTTGAACCTGGGCAGCAAGACCCCGGCAGAAATCGCCCTAGCGGTGCTGGCCGATATTCTGCGGATACGCAGCGGTATCCCACGCGATCGCCTCTGATTCCTGTGGGGCGGTACGGTGTGATCCCTGTGGGAGCGAGCCTGCTCGCGATGGGCGTCAACGATAACGCTCGCTGCCTGAATGCCCGCGTCGTCTGTTCCTCCATCGCGAGCAAGCTCGCTCCTACAGGGGGCGGGGTTGGTTAATAGCCGAATTTATCCCGCAACCCGTAATACCACGCCCCCAACGCCGCAAACGGCGTGCGCAGCAATTGCCCGCCCGGGAACGGATAGTGCGGCAGGTCGGCAAACGCATCGAAACGCTCAGCCTGCCCGCGCAGCGCTTCGGCCAGCACCTTGCCCGCCAGGTGCGTGTAGGTCACGCCGTGGCCGCTGCAGCCCTGGGAGTAATAGATGTTGTCACTCAGTCGCCCCACCTGTGGCAGACGCGACAAGGTCAGCAGGAAATTACCCGTCCAGGCGTAGTCGATCTTCACATCCTTGAGCTGCGGAAACGCCTTGAGCATCTTCGGCCGGATGATCGCCTCGATGTTCGCCGGATCCCGCGCGCCATACACCACGCCACCCCCGAAAATCAGGCGCTTGTCGCCGCTCAACCGGTAGTAGTCGAGCAGGTAGTTGCAGTCCTCGACGCAGTAGTCCTGGGGCAACAAGCTGTTCGCCAGCTCGTCGCTCAACGGCTCGGTAGTGATCACCTGGGTGCCGCAAGGCATCGACTTGGCCGCCAGCTCCGGCACCAGGTTGCCCAGATAGGCGTTACCCGCAATGATAATGAATTTGGCCCGCACCTTGCCCTGTGGCGTGTGCACCACCGGATTGGCGCCGCGCTCGATACGCACGGCCGGCGATTGCTCATAGATCGTACCGCCCAGAGACTCGACAGCCACCGCTTCACCCAAAGCCAGGTTCAACGGATGGATGTGGCCGCCACTCATGTCGAGCATGCCGCCCACATACTGCTCGCAATTCACCACCTCACGAATGCGGGCCTGATCCATCAGCTCGAGCTGCGTATGGCCGAAACGCTCCCACAGGCGTTTCTGCGACTCCAGATGGCCCATCTGCTTGGCGGTCATCGCGGCAAACACACCGCCGTCCTTCAAATCGCATTGAATGTCGTATTTGGCCACCCGCTCACGAATGATCCGCCCACCCTCGAACGCCATCTGCCCCAGCAACTGCGCCTGCTTGGGACCCACCGAGCGCTCGATCACATCAATGTCGCGACTGTAGCTGTTAACGATCTGGCCACCATTGCGGCCCGAGGCACCAAAGCCGACCTTGGCCGCTTCCAGTACCGTGACCTTGAAACCACTCTCCAATAGGAACAGGGCAGAGGACAGCCCGGTGTAACCGGCGCCGATCACACAGACATCAGTCTCGACTTCACCCTGCAAAGCCGGGCGCGCAGGCGCCGCGTTGGCCGATGCGGCGTAATAGGACTCTGGGTAAGGGGTGTTCGCCATCCTGCAGCCTCTGTTTAATAAATTTAACGTACACGGCGATCCTACCCGAGTTGAAAATCCACCGCCAGCCACCGCAAAAGCTTCTTTGCAGCCGCGAAATTAAAAATTTTGCATATTCATAGGGTTAGCGCGAAAAAAGGTGTTGACACCCCTCCGGAATTCCGTAGAATGCCGCCTCACAGCAGGCACGTAGCTCAGTTGGTTAGAGCACCACCTTGACATGGTGGGGGTCGTTGGTTCGAGTCCAATCGCGCCTACCAAACAAAATCCGCTCTGCTGGGCGGTCTGAAAGGGCTCACCGAAAGGTGAGCCCTTTTTTGTTGTCTTGGGTTTGGGCAAGCTTCGGGAAATTCCTGGGCAAACGAGCACCGCTATCTCATGGCTCATACGAATCTGTTCACAGCCACCCAGTCTCGGTCTTGCAAGGATTGTCGAGTGTCGTCAGAGGTCGCGACCGTCATCTGGAGGCCGCAACAAATCCTTTGCAGGTTTTAGAGAAAAGGATCGAGGTGAGGAGAGTGATGTTGGCAGGGGAGGAATATTTATCCTCCTGATTTTGGCTGAAAAGCTCAGGATTGTTGCTTGATCCAAGGTAGCGAACTCTAGAGTTCAAGCAGTCAAACTCCCTTTTGACGTAGGTGGTGAATTCTTCTCTCGCAATTTTCAGGACAGAGATTCGGCGAGGCCACACTCCTTCAACCGAGACGATCGAGTAACCCGCCTGAGGGTCGCTCGGGTACGCGATTGCTACTTCATCCGCATTGCACGAAAGGCAAAAAAGCGCCGTCGTGATAATAAAGAGAGCCTTCATTATTCACCGTCCCTGGATCTGATGGGCGTTGCGAGAAGGAGCCTAGGTCACTTTCCGCCATCCTGATAAAAATTTAGCCGCCAGGCGATATTCGGTCATTTGGCGCGTTCAGCACCGCGAGCGCCAATTTGATGAAATCTTCGTTTTGTCCGGTGTCTTCAGGGCGCCTTCGATTCTGTCATTACCTCTGGTGCGGGAAGACGTGCTACTCCACCACCTTAAGTCCCACGAGACTGCGCGCCAGTTTCGCCCGCTCACTCCAGGCGATGGTGTGGCTGGCCTTGTTCCAGCGCACTTTTTCTATGCCCAGGTCCTTGGCCCTGTCAATGGCTTCCAGGACCCGTCGAATGTTGAAGGTCGTGCCTGCGCATTCCCCGTGGTGAAGCAGGGCGGCTTTCCAGGCTTCAAGGTCGCTCATGCCGGATCGTTCGACGATGATGGCCTGCTTGAAACCATCTGCCACAAAGTGGATCTCGTAACGTTCCCTCATTGACCCCGCGTCCTTACCTCATCTCGTCTTGAGAAATATTATCATTTGTGGCGAGTGAAGAGGCGGGCGGATTCCAGTGAAAATCGTTTTGGTGTCGCATGGATGCAAGGCCGTGAACGATGAGCTACTACTGACAGGTTTAATCATGATCGTCCTGACGGGAGTTACTCGATGCTGACTCACTGGCTGCTTGCGGCACTTCACTTGTTGGCGTTTGGCCTGGGGTTCTGGGCGGTGCTGACGCGGGGCACGAATTTGCGCCGCCTGGCCAAGGGCGTGGGCGAGGTTCGCAGTGTGTTGATTGCCGACAACGTCTGGGGGATTTGCGCCCTCATTCTCCTGGTGACTGGCGGGATGCGGGCTTTCGGCGGCTACGAAAAAGGTACGGACTATTACCTGCAGCAGCCGCTGTTCCATCTCAAAATGACATTTTTTGTGCTGATTCTGCTGCTTGAACTTGCGCCAATGGTGAGCCTGATCAAGTGGCGGATTGCCCTGGGTCGTGGCGCGGCTGTCGATACCGCGCGCGCGACGTTGTTCGCACGGATCAGCCATATCGAAGGTTTGCTGATGTTGTTGATGGTGATTGCGGCGACGGGCATGGCGCGTGGCGTCATGTTTGGTTAGTAGGCGCGCGGCAAGCTTCTGGCGGGGAGGGGGACAAGTAGCGAATCTTTAGCCAGCCGTCGTGATGGGTAACGGGCTGGCTACTGACTGCAGCAGGATTCAGGACTGTGGTTTGTCCGGCGCGGTCAGGCCGGCTTGAATGCGCTGATAAATCTCTTCGCGGTGCACTGCAACGTCTTTCGGGGCGTTGATGCCGATTCTGACTTGCTGGCCGCTTACGCCCAGAATGGTGATCGTAATGTCATCGCCAATGTTTATGCTTTCACCGACTTTGCGGGTGAGTATCAGCATGGTCTTCTCCTTGATTGCTACGTGGGGCACCTGATTCGGACAGTGCAGAGGTCGGTGGTATGTATAGATTAGTGCGAAGTCTCACGGTTTGGGTGCCTCTTTCTGACGCGCAGATGCTGCATTAATTCCCAAGGCGTAACTATACAGAGGCCGCATCCATCATTCTCGCTGTTTTCAGCCCAATTTGCAGGCCTGCGCAAGTATTCAGCGGTGTTAAAATCCTCGCTTTCAGTATTCAGAGGTAAGCGTTGTGCGCAAAGTGGCCCTGGTAATCGCAGTACTGGCAATGGCGGGATGTGGCGAAGGCAAGCGCGTTGACGCGCCAAAACCGCAGCCGTCAGCGACTGTTGCGCCGGCAGCGGCGTCGGTTCCTCAATGGGATCTGGAGGTCCGGGGGGAGATAACCCAGGCGGTCAGCGACCTCAGTGGCTGGTTGATCGAGCACAGTTTCATTGCCAACGTGATCAAGGAGAACGGCAAGACGCGCATTCTGATGGGCCCCTACAACTCGAAAGCCGAGGCCGAGGCGAAGCAGGAAGAAGTGCGCGCGGCGCTGACTCGTGCGAAAAAACAGAACATCGAGTTGCTGGTGATCGAGCGCCCGGCGGCGCAGTGAACGTTGACCTGTAGCGGTCAATCGCAGTGATAAACAAAAAGGCCACGGGCGTTCAACCCGAGGCCTTTGTTTTTTCGGTCGTGTTTAACCGCAGGCCTTCATGTCCACCGGCCCGACGAATTCGTTGCCGCGTCCCATGACACACGCCACGCTCTGGTTGCGTTGCCGCTCCCAGGCCTGCACCGGGTAGGTTTTGTTCCAGGCCTCGTACAGCTGCCGATCCTGTTTGGACAGGCGCAGGCCGTATTGCTTGCTCATGTAGAAGTAGGTTCGGGCGATCATCCCGCGAATGGAGGGGCGCGGCATGACCTTCTTCGCCTTGAAATCGACTTGAGTCAGGCATGAGCCATATTGGCCCGATTGCTCCGGCAGCCAGCCAAAACTGAAATTGCTGCGGTCGCCGTTCACCTCGCCGATGCTTGGCACCAGGTTATGCAAATCGGCTTCGGCCTTTTGATACGTGGGGTCGTATCGCGTGCAGTTCTTGCGCCCGCCTTCCTGCCAGCACTGGCGTTGGTGGCCAATCTGCCAGGCCGGGACGATGTGCTCCCATTCGATGCGCGCCGCGCGCTTGGCATTTTTGCGCGGTACGTAACCGCAGGCCGAGAGATTCACTTTGTTACCGGTGTATTTGCACCCGCAGTAGAACTCGGTGGATTGCGGGGCATACAGCTTCCAGGCGACTTTCTTGGCTTCGCTGAAGGTGCGCGGGGCATCCGCCTGAGCACCCACCGCGAAAAAAACCAACAGCAAAACAAACCAGCGAACACTCATCGACTCAGTCTTCCTTCGGCACAACCCAGAAAATCTGCACGCCGCCATCGTCGCGGTAGGCGAGGGTGACGTTGTCGTTCTCGTCGATTTCTTCGAGCAACTGCTCCCATTCATCCACGGGTTCGTCGGGCAGGCGAAAGATCAGGGCTGCCTTGGCTTTCTGGGCGGTGGGGGAGTTGATGATTTTCTGAACGCGCATGCCCATGCGTTGATAGGCGTCGGGAGAAGCGGAGGTGTCGGCCACGGAATTATCCTTATTAAGCTGTACGTGCATACAGTATTTAACCGTAAGCATTTTCGCAACTGCTTAAAATTCAAGAAAATCCTCTGACAGCTGTTTTTTCCGTTTGGTGTAGGAAGAAGGAAGTTTTTATCGGCCCATGAGCGTCGCTAAAGAAATCCGTAGTGAGGTCGATGCTCTTCAAAGGATTTTTTTTCAGGAGTCAGCATGTCCATTTCGATTGGCTTCCCCAATCCGAGTGCAATCACCATCGGCGGCAAATCCACGGCGACAGTCGACGCGTTGAGCGAATCGACCTCCGGGGCGGCTGGGCTGGCGTTGGGTACTGAGGAAGAGGGTGACGGCACCCAGGTTCGCACCGGTGGCGGTCCCATGACCGAGACCAAGTCGGAAAGCGCCAGCGACAGCGGTCAGAGCGTGGCGGTGAAGACGTTGCTCAAGCGCATGCGCGAACTGCAACAACAATTGCGCGAACAACAGGAGCAGTTGGCAGCTGCCGAGGCAGCGTCTTACGCGACCCCGGAAGCGAAAGAGGCGGCCGTCATGGCGATCCAGGGGCAGATTGCCGACACCAGCGCCGCGCTGGCTCAGGTCACCGCCAATCTGGTCCGGGAAATGGCCAAGGGTTCCAGCACAGGGAACATTGTCAGCACTACGGCGTAAATGAATGCTTCAGTAATGCCAGGTAGCTCTGCGGTCGTTGGCAAATGACCGCAGGATTCGCATACGTAGATTGCCGACATCAACGGTCACCGCCAATCTGGTTTGGGAAGTAGCCAACGTAAACGAATGCTTCAGTAATACCCAGTAGCTCTGCGGTCGTTGACAAATGAACGCAGGATTCGCATAGTTCGGTCTTCGCAAACGTTTGCGTGGCCCCGAAGGTCTTATTTTTGAAGGGTGCTGTGCTTACTCTAGCGCAAGCGTTGCTCAGAATAATCATAAGATCGGAGTGAATCCATGAAGCTGCCATTTGCTGGACGTCTTCTCGCTGTCGCTATGCTGGCTGCCGCATCCGCCGCGCTGCCTGTCTCCTCGGCTTTTGCCGAAACCCCTGAAAAACCTAAAGTCGCGCTGGTCATGAAATCCCTGGCCAACGAATTCTTCCTGACCATGGAAGACGGCGCCAAGGCCTACCAGAAAGACCACTCCGCAGACTTCGACCTGATCTCCAACGGCATCAAGGACGAAACCGACACCGCCAACCAGATTCGCATCGTCGAGCAAATGATCGTCTCCAAGGTCAATGCGCTGGTCATCGCCCCGGCTGATTCGAAAGCCATGGTGCCGGTGATCAAGAAAGCGGTGGACGCGGGCATCACCGTGGTCAACATCGACAACCAACTCGATCCCGCGGTGCTCAAGAGCAAAAACATCAGCGTACCGTTCGTAGGCCCGGACAACCGCAAGGGTGCGCGCCTGGTGGGCGAATACCTGGCCAAGCAGCTCAAGGCCGGTGACGAAGTCGGCATCATCGAAGGCGTGTCCACCACCACCAACGCCCAGGCCCGCACCGCAGGCTTCAAGGATGCGATGGAAGCGGCGCAGATCAAGGTCGTGTCGCTGCAATCCGGTGACTGGGAAATCAACAAGGGCAACCAGGTTGCCTCGTCCATGCTCAGCGAATACCCGAACATCAAGGCCCTGCTGGCCGGCAACGACAGCATGGCGGTCGGTGCGGTGTCGGCGGTGCGCGCCGCCGGCAAGGCGGGCAAGGTGCAAGTGGTCGGCTACGACAACATCAATGCGATCAAGCCGATGCTCAAGGATGGCCGCGTCCTCGCCACCGCCGACCAGTACGCCGCCAAGCAAGCCGTGTTCGGCATCGAGACGGCGCTGAAGATCATCAAGGGCGAGAAGCTCGACAGCGGCGCCAATGGCGTCATTGAAACTCCAGTCGAGCTGGTGACCAAGTAGTTCTTCTGGCGACACAACGGTGCTCGCCCGTCCGGGCGAGCGCATGGAGATTCTTATGTCAGTTTCCGCTCCGAACGCTGTCCTCTCGGTCAGCGGTATCGGCAAGACGTATGCGCAACCTGTCCTCACCGGTATCGACCTGACGCTGATGCGTGGGGAAGTGCTGGCGTTGACCGGCGAGAACGGTGCCGGCAAAAGCACGCTGTCGAAGATCATCGGTGGCCTGGTCACGCCGACCACCGGCCAGATGCAATTCCAGGGGCAGGATTACCGCCCCGGCAGCCGCACCCAGGCGGAAGAGCTGGGCATCCGCATGGTCATGCAGGAACTCAATCTGCTGCCGACCCTGTCTGTCGCGGAAAACCTGTTTCTCGACAATCTGCCCAGTAACGCGGGCTGGATCAGCCGCAAGCAACTGCGCAAGGCGGCGATCGAGGCCATGGCCCAGGTCGGGCTCGATGCCATCGACCCGGACACCCTGGTCGGCGAACTGGGCATCGGTCACCAGCAAATGGTCGAGATCGCCCGCAACCTGATTGGCGATTGCCACGTACTGATCCTCGACGAGCCGACCGCCATGCTGACGGCTCGCGAAGTGGAAATGCTCTTCGAGCAGATCACCCGCCTGCAAGCTCGCGGGGTGTCGATCATCTACATCTCCCATCGCCTCGAAGAACTGGCCCGGGTGGCCCAGCGCATTGCGGTGCTGCGTGACGGCAACCTGGTGTGCGTCGAGCCGATGGCCAATTACAACAGCGAACAGTTGGTGACCCTGATGGTGGGTCGTGAGCTGGGCGAACACATCGACATGGGGCCCCGCAAAATCGGCACGCCGGCGCTGACGGTCAAGGGCCTGACCCATACCGACAAGGTTCGTGACGTGTCCTTCGAAGTGCGTGCCGGCGAGATTTTCGGCATTTCCGGGCTGATCGGGGCAGGGCGCACGGAGCTGTTGCGGCTGATTTTCGGCGCCGATGTGGCGGACAGCGGCACCGTGGCGCTGGGTTCGCCGGCGCAGGTGGCGAATATTCGCTCGCCAGCGGATGCCGTCGCGCACGGGATCGCCTTGATTACCGAAGACCGCAAAGGGGAAGGCTTGCTGCTGACCCAGTCGATCAGCGCCAACATCGCCCTGGGCAACATGAAGGAAATTTCCAGTGCCGGGGTCGTCAACAACGTTGATGAACTGTCCCTGGCCCAGCGTCAGATCGACGCCATGCGCATTCGCAGTTCCAGCCCGACGCAACTGGTCTCCGAGCTGTCCGGTGGCAACCAGCAGAAAGTGGTGATCGGCCGCTGGCTGGAGCGTGATTGTGCGGTGCTGCTGTTCGACGAGCCCACGCGCGGGATCGACGTCGGTGCCAAATTCGATATTTATGCACTGCTCGGTGAGTTGACCCGTCAGGGCAAGGCGCTGGTGGTGGTGTCCAGCGACCTGCGCGAATTGATGCTGATCTGCGACCGCATTGGCGTGCTGTCGGCGGGTCGCCTGATCGAGACATTCGAGCGCGACAGCTGGACCCAGGATGACTTGCTTGCCGCCGCTTTTGCCGGCTACCAAAAACGTGATGCGTTGCTTAATGAGGCAGCGCCTAGGGATCTCCCATGAAAACTGCAACGCCTGCCGGTAAACGTAGCGGCAACTTCTACGGCCTCGGCACTTACCTGGGCCTGGCCGGTGCCTTGCTGGCGATGATTGTCCTGTTCTCGATCCTGAGCAGCCACTTTCTGTCCTACGACACCTTCAGCACCCTGGCCAACCAGATTCCCGATCTGATGGTGCTGGCGGTCGGCATGACCTTCGTGCTGATCATCGGCGGCATCGACCTGTCGGTGGGCTCGGTGCTGGCGCTCGCGGCGTCCACGGTCAGCGTGGCGATTCTCGGCTGGGGCTGGAGCGTGTTGCCCGCCGCGCTGCTGGGCATGGCGGCTGCGGCACTGGCTGGCACCATCACCGGCTCGATCACCGTGGCCTGGCGAATTCCGTCCTTTATCGTGTCCCTCGGTGTGCTGGAAATGGCCCGGGGCGTGGCGTATCAGATGACCGGTTCGCGCACCGCCTATATCGGTGATGCCTTTGCCTGGCTGTCCAATCCGATCGCCTTCGGCATTTCGCCGTCGTTCATCATTGCTCTGCTGATTATTTTCGTGGCCCAGGCTGTATTGACGCGTACGGTGTTCGGGCGTTACCTGATCGGTATCGGTACCAACGAAGAAGCGGTGCGTCTGGCGGGGATCAACCCCAAGCCCTACAAGATCCTGGTGTTCAGTCTGATGGGGTTGCTGGCCGGTATCGCGGCGCTGTTCCAGATTTCGCGCCTGGAAGCAGCCGACCCGAATGCCGGCTCCGGCCTGGAGCTGCAGGTGATTGCCGCGGTGGTCATCGGTGGCACCAGCCTGATGGGCGGGCGCGGTTCGGTGATCAGTACCTTTTTCGGCGTCCTGATCATCTCGGTTCTGGCGGCCGGCCTGGCGCAGATCGGTGCGACCGAGCCGACCAAGCGCATCATCACCGGCGCGGTCATCGTGGTGGCGGTGGTGCTGGACACCTATCGCAGTCAGCGCGCAAGCCGGCGGAGCTGAATCATGGCAACCATCAAAGATGTGGCCGCACTCGCGGGGATTTCCTACACCACGGTCTCCCATGTGGTGAACAAGACCCGCCCGGTCAGTGAAGAAGTGCGGGTCAAGGTCGAGGCGGCGATCAAAAGCCTCGACTACGTGCCCAGCGCGGTCGCGCGCTCGTTGAAAGCCAAGACCACGGCGACCATCGGCCTGCTGGTGCCCAACAGCCTCAACCCGTATTTCGCCGAGCTGGCGCGCGGCATCGAAGATCACTGCGAGCGCAATGGTTATTGCGTGATCCTGTGCAACTCCGATGACGACCCGGACAAGCAGCGCAGCTACCTGCGAGTGTTGCTGGAAAAACGCATTGATGGGCTGATCGTGGCCTCGGCCGGTGGTGACGCCGGGCTGGCGGAAGGGTTGGCAGGAGTGCGTACGCCGATGGTCATTGTCGACCGGGGGCTGCAAGGCGTGAATGCCGACCTGGTGCGCATCGACCATGAATACGGCGCCTACCTGGCGACCCGGCACCTTCTGGAACTGGGGCATCGGGACATCGCCATGATTGGCGGGCCTGCCGATACCAGTGTCGCGCAGATGCGTCTGGCGGGGTATTGCCGCGCCTTGCAGGAAGCCGGCGTCGGCGCATCGCCCGAGCGCATGCTGGGCAGCGATTTCACCAGCACGGGAGGTTACAGCGCCGCTGCCATCCTGCTGGAAAAGAACCCACCCAGCGCGATTTTCGCCGGTAACGACATGATCGGCATCGGTGTGCTGCGGGCGGCCGCCGAGCGCAACATTCGTGTGCCGAGCGAGCTGTCGGTGATCGGCTTCGACGATATCCAGATGAGTCGCTACGTCTATCCGGCGCTGACCACCGTGGGGCAGTCGATCCTGCAACTGGGGGAAATGGCCGCGGGCGTACTGCTGCGCAGGATCGCCAAGCCGGATACGGCCATCGATCAGCGGATCGTGACGCCCAGTATTGTCCTGCGTGAATCGACTGCGCCCCTGGCCGGTCTGTTCGCGCAATTGCGTTGAATCAGCGAGTAGCGATGTATGTCAGCAAAAGTAGTGGTGATAGGCAGCCTGAACATGGATCTGGTGACCCGCGCTCCGCGCCTGCCCCGTGGTGGCGAGACGCTGATCGGTGAGTCGTTCACCACGGTATCGGGCGGCAAGGGCGCCAACCAGGCCGTTGCCGCGGCGCGGTTGGGCGCGCAGGTCTCGATGGTCGGTTGCGTCGGCAGCGATGCCTACGGTGAAGCATTGCGTGGGGCATTGCTGGCCGACGGTATCGACTGTCAGGCGGTCAGCACGGTCGACGGCTCCAGTGGGGTGGCGCTGATTGTGGTCGATGACGACAGCCAGAACGCGATCGTCATCGTGGCCGGTGCCAATGGTGCACTGACGCCGGCGTCGATTGATCGGTTCGATGCCGTGTTGCAGGCGGCGGATGTGATCATCTGTCAGTTGGAGGTGCCGGATGCCACCGTGGGGCATGCGCTCAAGCGTGGCCGGGAGCTGGGCAAGACCGTGATCCTCAACCCGGCCCCCGCCAGTCGTCCGCTGCCCGCCGATTGGTATGCCGCCATCGACTACCTCATCCCCAACGAGAGCGAAGCGTCGGCCCTGACCGGGCTGCCCGTGGATTCGCTGGCGACCGCCGAAGCCGCAGCCACGCGCC is from Pseudomonas sp. MYb118 and encodes:
- a CDS encoding NAD(P)/FAD-dependent oxidoreductase; translation: MANTPYPESYYAASANAAPARPALQGEVETDVCVIGAGYTGLSSALFLLESGFKVTVLEAAKVGFGASGRNGGQIVNSYSRDIDVIERSVGPKQAQLLGQMAFEGGRIIRERVAKYDIQCDLKDGGVFAAMTAKQMGHLESQKRLWERFGHTQLELMDQARIREVVNCEQYVGGMLDMSGGHIHPLNLALGEAVAVESLGGTIYEQSPAVRIERGANPVVHTPQGKVRAKFIIIAGNAYLGNLVPELAAKSMPCGTQVITTEPLSDELANSLLPQDYCVEDCNYLLDYYRLSGDKRLIFGGGVVYGARDPANIEAIIRPKMLKAFPQLKDVKIDYAWTGNFLLTLSRLPQVGRLSDNIYYSQGCSGHGVTYTHLAGKVLAEALRGQAERFDAFADLPHYPFPGGQLLRTPFAALGAWYYGLRDKFGY
- a CDS encoding DUF2214 family protein, encoding MLTHWLLAALHLLAFGLGFWAVLTRGTNLRRLAKGVGEVRSVLIADNVWGICALILLVTGGMRAFGGYEKGTDYYLQQPLFHLKMTFFVLILLLELAPMVSLIKWRIALGRGAAVDTARATLFARISHIEGLLMLLMVIAATGMARGVMFG
- the csrA gene encoding carbon storage regulator CsrA, which produces MLILTRKVGESINIGDDITITILGVSGQQVRIGINAPKDVAVHREEIYQRIQAGLTAPDKPQS
- a CDS encoding SPOR domain-containing protein: MRKVALVIAVLAMAGCGEGKRVDAPKPQPSATVAPAAASVPQWDLEVRGEITQAVSDLSGWLIEHSFIANVIKENGKTRILMGPYNSKAEAEAKQEEVRAALTRAKKQNIELLVIERPAAQ
- a CDS encoding endonuclease is translated as MSVRWFVLLLVFFAVGAQADAPRTFSEAKKVAWKLYAPQSTEFYCGCKYTGNKVNLSACGYVPRKNAKRAARIEWEHIVPAWQIGHQRQCWQEGGRKNCTRYDPTYQKAEADLHNLVPSIGEVNGDRSNFSFGWLPEQSGQYGSCLTQVDFKAKKVMPRPSIRGMIARTYFYMSKQYGLRLSKQDRQLYEAWNKTYPVQAWERQRNQSVACVMGRGNEFVGPVDMKACG
- a CDS encoding DUF1654 domain-containing protein, whose translation is MLTVKYCMHVQLNKDNSVADTSASPDAYQRMGMRVQKIINSPTAQKAKAALIFRLPDEPVDEWEQLLEEIDENDNVTLAYRDDGGVQIFWVVPKED
- a CDS encoding sugar ABC transporter substrate-binding protein, which gives rise to MKLPFAGRLLAVAMLAAASAALPVSSAFAETPEKPKVALVMKSLANEFFLTMEDGAKAYQKDHSADFDLISNGIKDETDTANQIRIVEQMIVSKVNALVIAPADSKAMVPVIKKAVDAGITVVNIDNQLDPAVLKSKNISVPFVGPDNRKGARLVGEYLAKQLKAGDEVGIIEGVSTTTNAQARTAGFKDAMEAAQIKVVSLQSGDWEINKGNQVASSMLSEYPNIKALLAGNDSMAVGAVSAVRAAGKAGKVQVVGYDNINAIKPMLKDGRVLATADQYAAKQAVFGIETALKIIKGEKLDSGANGVIETPVELVTK
- a CDS encoding sugar ABC transporter ATP-binding protein encodes the protein MSVSAPNAVLSVSGIGKTYAQPVLTGIDLTLMRGEVLALTGENGAGKSTLSKIIGGLVTPTTGQMQFQGQDYRPGSRTQAEELGIRMVMQELNLLPTLSVAENLFLDNLPSNAGWISRKQLRKAAIEAMAQVGLDAIDPDTLVGELGIGHQQMVEIARNLIGDCHVLILDEPTAMLTAREVEMLFEQITRLQARGVSIIYISHRLEELARVAQRIAVLRDGNLVCVEPMANYNSEQLVTLMVGRELGEHIDMGPRKIGTPALTVKGLTHTDKVRDVSFEVRAGEIFGISGLIGAGRTELLRLIFGADVADSGTVALGSPAQVANIRSPADAVAHGIALITEDRKGEGLLLTQSISANIALGNMKEISSAGVVNNVDELSLAQRQIDAMRIRSSSPTQLVSELSGGNQQKVVIGRWLERDCAVLLFDEPTRGIDVGAKFDIYALLGELTRQGKALVVVSSDLRELMLICDRIGVLSAGRLIETFERDSWTQDDLLAAAFAGYQKRDALLNEAAPRDLP
- a CDS encoding ABC transporter permease, whose translation is MKTATPAGKRSGNFYGLGTYLGLAGALLAMIVLFSILSSHFLSYDTFSTLANQIPDLMVLAVGMTFVLIIGGIDLSVGSVLALAASTVSVAILGWGWSVLPAALLGMAAAALAGTITGSITVAWRIPSFIVSLGVLEMARGVAYQMTGSRTAYIGDAFAWLSNPIAFGISPSFIIALLIIFVAQAVLTRTVFGRYLIGIGTNEEAVRLAGINPKPYKILVFSLMGLLAGIAALFQISRLEAADPNAGSGLELQVIAAVVIGGTSLMGGRGSVISTFFGVLIISVLAAGLAQIGATEPTKRIITGAVIVVAVVLDTYRSQRASRRS
- a CDS encoding LacI family DNA-binding transcriptional regulator, with the protein product MATIKDVAALAGISYTTVSHVVNKTRPVSEEVRVKVEAAIKSLDYVPSAVARSLKAKTTATIGLLVPNSLNPYFAELARGIEDHCERNGYCVILCNSDDDPDKQRSYLRVLLEKRIDGLIVASAGGDAGLAEGLAGVRTPMVIVDRGLQGVNADLVRIDHEYGAYLATRHLLELGHRDIAMIGGPADTSVAQMRLAGYCRALQEAGVGASPERMLGSDFTSTGGYSAAAILLEKNPPSAIFAGNDMIGIGVLRAAAERNIRVPSELSVIGFDDIQMSRYVYPALTTVGQSILQLGEMAAGVLLRRIAKPDTAIDQRIVTPSIVLRESTAPLAGLFAQLR
- the rbsK gene encoding ribokinase; the encoded protein is MSAKVVVIGSLNMDLVTRAPRLPRGGETLIGESFTTVSGGKGANQAVAAARLGAQVSMVGCVGSDAYGEALRGALLADGIDCQAVSTVDGSSGVALIVVDDDSQNAIVIVAGANGALTPASIDRFDAVLQAADVIICQLEVPDATVGHALKRGRELGKTVILNPAPASRPLPADWYAAIDYLIPNESEASALTGLPVDSLATAEAAATRLIAMGAGKVIVTLGAQGSLFANGQSFEHCAAPKVKAVDTTAAGDTFVGGFAAALAAGKSESEAIRFGQVAAALSVTRAGAQPSIPDLSDVQAFTAP